A region from the Rhodothermus profundi genome encodes:
- a CDS encoding glycosyltransferase family 4 protein, producing MNVLQLGSGWFAEAPGGLERVYEALCRYLPATGVHCQGVVMGSEAVARTTEGKFVAAAPPEAPLWRRWQGVRRAVRQLRRDRPWDLVAAHFALYTFPVLDLVQDLPLVVHFHGPWAWEGREEARRGVQVAVKAWLERTVYRQAVRCIVLSEAFGHELVRRYGVAPERVRIVPGGVEASRFALDCSRQEARAKLGWPADRPIVLSVRRLVRRMGLERLITAMTAVRQRIPEVLLLIAGRGPLAQALEAQIKALELQQHVRLLGFVSDDQLPLAYRAADLTIVPTIALEGFGLITLESLAAGTPVLVTPVGGLPEAVRGLSESLVLDDTTPEALAAGLIEALTGRRVLPSAEACQAHVRAHYDWPVIAQQVKGVYAEALREGA from the coding sequence AACTCGGTAGTGGGTGGTTTGCGGAAGCCCCGGGAGGACTGGAGCGGGTCTATGAAGCCCTGTGCCGTTATCTGCCGGCGACCGGCGTGCATTGCCAGGGGGTGGTGATGGGCTCGGAGGCAGTAGCCCGGACTACAGAGGGAAAATTTGTGGCGGCAGCGCCTCCGGAAGCTCCACTCTGGAGGCGATGGCAGGGTGTGCGCCGGGCCGTCCGGCAACTCCGTCGTGACAGACCGTGGGACCTAGTGGCTGCTCACTTTGCCCTGTACACTTTCCCGGTGCTGGATCTGGTGCAGGATCTGCCGCTGGTGGTCCACTTCCATGGGCCCTGGGCCTGGGAAGGACGCGAGGAGGCCCGGCGAGGCGTTCAGGTGGCGGTCAAAGCCTGGCTGGAGCGGACGGTTTACCGGCAGGCAGTGCGTTGCATTGTGCTGTCTGAGGCATTTGGGCATGAGCTAGTAAGACGCTACGGTGTGGCACCGGAGCGCGTTCGCATAGTCCCGGGTGGGGTCGAAGCCTCGCGCTTTGCGCTGGACTGCTCCCGGCAGGAAGCCCGTGCGAAGCTGGGATGGCCTGCGGATCGCCCCATTGTGCTCAGCGTGCGGCGCCTGGTGCGACGGATGGGGTTAGAGCGGTTGATCACTGCGATGACTGCCGTGCGGCAGCGCATTCCCGAAGTCCTGCTGTTGATTGCCGGACGCGGACCGCTGGCCCAGGCATTGGAGGCGCAGATCAAAGCGCTGGAGTTGCAACAACACGTGCGTCTGCTGGGATTTGTCTCGGACGATCAGCTCCCGCTGGCTTACCGCGCAGCCGACCTGACCATCGTGCCAACCATTGCGCTTGAGGGCTTCGGGCTTATTACGCTGGAATCACTGGCCGCGGGTACCCCGGTGCTCGTAACTCCGGTCGGTGGGTTGCCTGAGGCAGTGCGGGGACTCTCAGAATCCCTGGTGCTGGACGACACCACCCCGGAAGCTCTGGCAGCTGGCCTGATCGAAGCACTGACAGGACGACGCGTATTGCCATCGGCCGAGGCCTGCCAGGCGCACGTGCGCGCGCACTACGACTGGCCTGTGATCGCGCAGCAGGTAAAAGGGGTGTATGCAGAGGCGTTACGGGAGGGCGCGTAA
- a CDS encoding alpha-ketoacid dehydrogenase subunit alpha/beta: MPRKKKTTHTLEKALPNSGGNGQQVAELPVLAYEGDLDIQPVSPADFDRDTLLRVYRTMLLARRLDEKMLTLLKQGKGFFHIGGSGHEAAQAAIGLLSRPGFDWFWMYYRDLCMYLMLGNRPEDALLAHLAKADDPNSGGRQMPSHYSDRAKHIVTPSSSVGAQFLPALGTAMGVQRRGENAYVYCSAGEGATSQGAFHEALNWAARAKAPVLYFIQNNRYAISVPIEQQTAGGNPYKLGAGYEGLARIHVDGTDFFKAYAAARAAIEYIRAGKGPVLLVADVVRLLPHSSSDNHAKYRLPEELEKDRQLDPILRLEQTLQQAGLLQPEQIEEIRREVRHQVDEAARWAEQQPDPDPDTATRYVYFEGTLDLEYEKSTPSGPPVVMVDAINHALHEEMERDERVIVYGEDVADPKGGVFTATRGLSERFGFDRCFNSPLAEASIIGTAVGLAACGFKPVVEIQFADYIWPAMQQLRNQVAPFRYRSNNAWECPLVIRVPCGGYIHGGLCHSQNIEGIFGHMPGYKIALPSNAADAKGLLKTAIRMRDPVLFLEHKALYRAAAARTPEPDADYLLPFGKARVVQEGRDLTIVTYGMMVHKSVNVARRLAREDGVSIEIIDIRTIIPLDIDTILASVQKTNRVLVVYEDHEFAGFGAEIAAQIAARAFEYLDAPVQRVAGAFTPIPFADPLESAVLPQDEDILQAARDLLAY, translated from the coding sequence ATGCCGCGGAAAAAGAAAACGACTCATACCCTTGAAAAAGCGCTTCCAAATTCTGGAGGCAACGGCCAGCAGGTCGCCGAGCTTCCTGTTCTGGCTTACGAAGGCGACCTGGATATCCAGCCCGTAAGTCCGGCCGACTTTGACCGCGACACGCTGCTTCGCGTCTATCGCACCATGCTGCTGGCGCGACGGCTGGACGAAAAAATGCTGACCCTGCTCAAGCAGGGCAAAGGCTTCTTCCATATCGGGGGCTCTGGCCATGAAGCCGCGCAAGCTGCCATTGGCTTACTTTCCAGACCGGGCTTCGACTGGTTCTGGATGTACTACCGGGACCTGTGCATGTACCTGATGCTGGGCAATCGCCCCGAAGATGCCCTGCTGGCCCATCTGGCCAAAGCCGACGATCCCAACTCCGGCGGCCGCCAGATGCCCTCGCATTACAGCGACCGCGCCAAACACATCGTAACCCCCTCTTCTTCAGTAGGTGCCCAGTTTCTGCCGGCCCTCGGCACGGCCATGGGCGTCCAGCGCCGCGGAGAAAACGCCTACGTCTACTGCTCGGCCGGAGAAGGTGCTACATCGCAGGGCGCCTTCCACGAAGCGCTAAACTGGGCTGCCCGCGCCAAAGCCCCGGTACTGTACTTCATTCAGAATAACCGCTACGCCATTTCTGTCCCGATCGAACAGCAAACCGCCGGCGGCAACCCCTACAAGCTGGGCGCCGGCTACGAGGGACTGGCTCGCATTCACGTGGACGGCACCGACTTTTTCAAAGCCTATGCAGCGGCCCGGGCAGCCATCGAATACATTCGCGCCGGCAAGGGGCCCGTCTTGCTGGTTGCCGACGTCGTCCGTCTGCTGCCGCACTCTTCCTCGGACAACCACGCCAAATACCGCCTGCCGGAAGAGCTGGAAAAAGACCGCCAGCTTGACCCGATCCTGCGCCTGGAACAGACGCTGCAACAGGCCGGCTTGCTTCAGCCAGAGCAGATCGAAGAAATCCGCAGGGAAGTGCGCCACCAGGTCGATGAGGCCGCGCGCTGGGCTGAACAACAGCCGGATCCAGACCCCGACACCGCTACGCGCTACGTATACTTTGAAGGCACGCTCGACCTGGAATATGAAAAGAGCACGCCTTCAGGTCCGCCAGTCGTTATGGTGGATGCCATCAACCATGCGCTCCATGAAGAAATGGAGCGCGACGAGCGCGTGATCGTCTATGGCGAAGACGTGGCTGATCCCAAAGGGGGCGTGTTTACGGCCACGCGCGGGCTTTCCGAACGGTTCGGCTTCGATCGTTGCTTCAACTCTCCTCTGGCCGAAGCGTCTATCATTGGAACGGCTGTAGGCCTGGCAGCCTGTGGCTTCAAGCCCGTCGTGGAAATTCAGTTTGCCGACTACATCTGGCCGGCCATGCAGCAACTGCGCAACCAGGTGGCCCCCTTCCGGTATCGTTCAAACAACGCCTGGGAATGCCCGCTCGTTATCCGCGTCCCCTGCGGCGGTTACATCCACGGCGGCCTGTGCCATTCCCAGAATATCGAGGGCATCTTTGGCCATATGCCCGGCTATAAGATTGCCCTGCCCTCGAACGCTGCCGATGCCAAGGGGCTGCTCAAAACCGCCATTCGCATGCGCGATCCCGTGCTTTTCCTGGAGCACAAAGCGCTCTACCGGGCCGCCGCTGCGCGCACGCCAGAGCCAGACGCGGACTATCTGCTTCCGTTTGGCAAAGCCCGCGTCGTTCAGGAAGGCCGCGACCTGACCATTGTCACCTATGGCATGATGGTGCACAAATCGGTCAACGTAGCCCGTCGCCTCGCCCGCGAAGACGGGGTTTCTATCGAAATCATTGATATTCGCACCATCATTCCGCTGGACATAGATACCATTTTAGCCTCCGTTCAGAAGACCAACCGGGTCCTGGTCGTCTACGAAGACCACGAATTTGCCGGCTTTGGCGCTGAAATTGCGGCTCAGATTGCAGCCCGGGCCTTTGAATACCTGGACGCTCCGGTGCAGCGCGTGGCCGGCGCTTTCACGCCCATTCCGTTTGCAGACCCGCTGGAAAGCGCGGTCCTGCCCCAGGATGAAGACATCTTGCAGGCCGCGCGCGATTTGCTGGCATATTGA